The Halarchaeum grantii genome contains a region encoding:
- a CDS encoding PPC domain-containing DNA-binding protein has product MDAREVTGEREFAVRFDHGEEWIAEIESFATAADVDAGWFSATGAVVDAEIAVYDQDDFAYETVTYDEPLEVAACTGTIALDDDGDVGVDAHVVLSRPSGQTVSGALVRATVFDAELYCRTFEDALTRERDTASGRELWE; this is encoded by the coding sequence ATGGACGCACGGGAAGTCACGGGCGAGCGCGAGTTCGCCGTCCGCTTCGACCACGGCGAGGAGTGGATCGCGGAGATCGAGTCGTTCGCCACCGCCGCCGACGTCGACGCCGGGTGGTTCAGCGCCACCGGCGCCGTCGTCGACGCCGAAATCGCCGTCTACGATCAGGACGACTTCGCGTACGAGACCGTCACCTACGACGAACCGCTCGAGGTCGCCGCCTGCACCGGCACCATCGCGCTCGACGACGACGGCGACGTCGGCGTCGACGCGCACGTCGTCCTCTCGCGGCCCTCCGGGCAGACCGTCTCCGGCGCGCTCGTCCGCGCCACCGTCTTCGACGCCGAACTCTACTGTCGCACCTTCGAGGACGCGCTCACTCGCGAGCGCGACACCGCGAGCGGCCGGGAGCTGTGGGAGTGA
- a CDS encoding DUF7556 family protein, with the protein MASDTTVVPSASSAGEVMAAVDDDGGVERFVIADVSAEEAWLAAPTGEAKPLASMR; encoded by the coding sequence ATGGCATCCGATACGACCGTCGTGCCGAGCGCGTCCAGCGCCGGTGAGGTCATGGCCGCCGTCGACGACGACGGCGGGGTGGAGCGCTTCGTCATCGCCGACGTCTCCGCGGAGGAGGCGTGGCTCGCCGCACCCACCGGGGAGGCGAAGCCGCTCGCATCGATGCGTTAA
- a CDS encoding ABC transporter substrate-binding protein: protein MTISGNLSRRRFLQATGGAATAAALAGCGGNEGETATTTAATRTTDATASGGDVGENTFSMINSSVSTFDPVAFVDEASGYVIQQLFETLTDYPNGEVDVETLLATDYEVSDDGRTYTFHLAEDATYSTGDPVTAGDFVYAWERLAASPNSKRAGFLLDNLGIEHETTTATTDDGREVERYVPDSMAVTAVDEHTLEVTLAQPNFAALRILAYRGFAAVPEGIVGDIDGYEGELSQSAFATENPVGSGPFTLDAWRRSVSIDLAARDDYWGDGPAVDGVHMQVLERTSARYAYATLNMNADNPYVPPSKWDASKRTIEGTDERGRRYGEYGPLENGLTVPYYAVDELSTYWLAFNCQNVPKPVRRAVSYAVSQQTVVSELFKDRYNPAHTLTPPGLFPGGPDAQSAFAAEHYPYGVDTETRLDEARRVMADAGYDDSETFDLTLTLYQGDTYRQLGTLVRDLLSSAHMDVTIEQPQQSTMLTRLRNGNVDVVSSGWSADYPAATNFLQLVNPPSTRTSDPSATSYYDWFGTAAAERAANAWDRIQDSLGPSEAAAETRSEAYRTMERAWMEDAVIVPLFFSVAHHMDYPWLEKERTGAMGSSNMRFDELSVGDRSQYR, encoded by the coding sequence ATGACAATTTCTGGCAATCTTTCACGCCGTCGGTTCCTGCAGGCGACCGGGGGGGCGGCGACGGCCGCCGCGCTTGCGGGCTGTGGCGGAAACGAGGGTGAGACCGCCACGACGACGGCCGCTACCCGGACGACGGACGCGACGGCGTCCGGCGGGGACGTCGGGGAGAATACGTTCTCGATGATCAACAGCTCCGTCTCGACGTTCGACCCCGTCGCGTTCGTCGACGAGGCCTCCGGCTACGTCATTCAGCAGCTCTTCGAGACACTCACCGACTACCCGAACGGCGAAGTCGACGTCGAGACCCTCCTCGCGACCGACTACGAGGTCTCCGACGACGGGCGGACCTACACGTTCCACCTCGCCGAAGACGCCACGTACAGCACCGGCGACCCCGTCACCGCGGGCGACTTCGTCTACGCGTGGGAGCGCCTCGCCGCCTCCCCCAACTCGAAGCGCGCGGGCTTCCTCCTCGACAACCTCGGCATCGAGCACGAGACGACGACGGCGACGACCGACGACGGCCGCGAGGTCGAGCGCTACGTGCCGGACTCGATGGCCGTGACGGCCGTCGACGAGCACACGCTCGAAGTCACGCTCGCGCAGCCGAACTTCGCGGCGCTGCGAATCCTCGCCTACCGGGGGTTCGCGGCGGTTCCGGAGGGAATCGTCGGCGACATCGACGGCTACGAGGGGGAGCTGAGTCAGTCGGCGTTCGCCACCGAGAACCCGGTCGGCTCCGGCCCGTTCACCCTCGACGCGTGGCGGCGCTCCGTCTCCATCGACCTCGCCGCGCGCGACGACTACTGGGGGGACGGCCCCGCGGTGGACGGCGTCCACATGCAGGTCCTCGAGCGAACGAGCGCGCGATACGCGTACGCGACGCTCAACATGAACGCCGACAACCCCTACGTCCCGCCGTCCAAGTGGGACGCGTCGAAGCGCACCATCGAGGGCACGGACGAGCGCGGGCGGCGATACGGCGAGTACGGCCCGCTCGAGAACGGCCTGACCGTCCCCTACTACGCGGTGGACGAACTCAGCACGTACTGGCTCGCGTTCAACTGTCAGAACGTCCCGAAGCCCGTCCGGCGAGCCGTCTCCTACGCGGTCAGCCAGCAGACGGTCGTCTCGGAGCTGTTCAAGGACCGCTACAACCCCGCGCACACGCTCACGCCGCCCGGCCTCTTCCCCGGCGGCCCCGACGCCCAGTCCGCCTTCGCGGCCGAGCACTACCCCTACGGCGTCGACACCGAGACCCGCCTCGACGAGGCGCGCCGCGTCATGGCGGACGCGGGCTACGACGACTCGGAGACGTTCGATCTGACGCTCACGCTCTATCAGGGCGACACCTACCGACAGCTCGGTACGCTCGTACGCGACCTGCTCAGCTCCGCGCACATGGACGTCACCATCGAGCAACCACAGCAGTCGACGATGCTCACCCGCCTCCGGAACGGCAACGTCGACGTGGTCTCGTCCGGGTGGAGCGCGGACTACCCCGCCGCGACGAACTTCCTCCAGTTGGTCAACCCGCCGTCCACGCGGACGAGCGACCCCTCCGCGACGTCCTACTACGACTGGTTCGGGACGGCGGCCGCCGAGCGCGCCGCGAACGCGTGGGACCGGATTCAGGACAGCCTCGGGCCGTCGGAGGCGGCCGCAGAGACGCGCTCGGAGGCCTATCGGACGATGGAGCGCGCGTGGATGGAGGACGCGGTCATCGTCCCGCTGTTCTTCTCCGTCGCCCACCACATGGACTACCCGTGGCTCGAGAAGGAGCGCACGGGCGCGATGGGGTCGTCGAACATGCGCTTCGACGAGCTCAGCGTCGGCGACCGGAGCCAGTACCGGTAG
- a CDS encoding ABC transporter permease: MRRWAYLAKRLVLAVPVVLFGTSLTFLLLYAGPVNPAASILGQGATPAEIARLEARLGLNEPLWSQYLEFMTGVLTFGLGESYVISPNTDVYAVILDYAPRTLWMGFWAVLLPLFVGIPLGFYAGLNPNTPADYVASLGGIVWRAMPNFWLAVVLMTALSRSGAITGGAFAWGTWLVETTVVGAPPLDGLVTWTGLVPSVDAHQFLVALKMTLPASVVLGSASMGNEMRIARTAMLEATHANYVELARAKGVSGRAIVWKHVFRNALVPLIPVISAEAFLLVGGSVLVEYVFGINGIGYLFFRAMTQGDIPLAGALMFVFIVIVVGMNVVQDLLYTLVDPRVGYD; this comes from the coding sequence GTGAGGCGGTGGGCGTACCTCGCGAAGCGCCTCGTCCTCGCGGTGCCGGTCGTGCTGTTCGGGACGTCGCTGACGTTCCTCCTCCTCTACGCCGGGCCCGTCAATCCGGCCGCGTCGATACTCGGGCAGGGCGCGACGCCCGCGGAGATAGCGCGTCTCGAAGCCCGGCTCGGCCTGAACGAGCCGCTCTGGAGTCAGTACCTCGAGTTCATGACGGGCGTGCTGACGTTCGGCCTCGGGGAGTCCTACGTCATCAGCCCGAACACGGACGTCTACGCGGTCATCCTCGACTACGCGCCCCGCACGCTCTGGATGGGGTTCTGGGCGGTCCTCCTCCCGCTGTTCGTCGGCATCCCGCTGGGCTTCTACGCCGGGCTGAACCCGAACACGCCCGCCGACTACGTCGCGAGCCTCGGCGGAATCGTCTGGCGCGCGATGCCGAACTTCTGGCTCGCCGTCGTCCTGATGACCGCCCTCTCGCGCTCCGGAGCCATCACGGGCGGCGCGTTCGCGTGGGGGACGTGGCTCGTCGAGACGACGGTCGTCGGCGCGCCGCCGCTCGACGGGCTCGTGACGTGGACCGGCCTCGTCCCGAGCGTGGACGCCCACCAGTTCCTCGTCGCGCTGAAGATGACGCTCCCCGCCTCCGTCGTCCTCGGCTCCGCGAGCATGGGCAACGAGATGCGCATCGCGCGGACGGCGATGCTGGAGGCGACGCACGCGAACTACGTCGAGCTGGCGCGCGCGAAGGGCGTCTCCGGGCGCGCGATCGTCTGGAAACACGTCTTCCGGAACGCGCTCGTCCCGCTCATCCCCGTCATCAGCGCGGAGGCGTTCCTCCTCGTCGGCGGGAGCGTCCTCGTCGAGTACGTCTTCGGCATCAACGGCATCGGCTACCTCTTCTTCCGCGCGATGACGCAGGGCGACATCCCGCTCGCCGGCGCGCTCATGTTCGTCTTCATCGTCATCGTCGTCGGGATGAACGTCGTACAGGACCTGCTCTACACGCTCGTCGACCCGCGTGTCGGCTACGACTGA